Proteins from a single region of Corylus avellana chromosome ca11, CavTom2PMs-1.0:
- the LOC132165990 gene encoding large ribosomal subunit protein uL29c, whose translation MLSVSIASSSIITFPPKPHFPIPKSSFNGVRIQHRCTIGVPPQAASFRNPASSVVMMAKREEEMQEIRTKTTDEINEEVVELKGELLMLRLEKSARNEFKSSEFRRMRKRIARMLTVKREREVEEGINKRLSRKLDRKWKKSIVPKPPPSMKKFRDEEAAAKAAAEAEKSA comes from the exons ATGTTGAGCGTCTCAATTGCTTCATCTTCGATCATCACCTTCCCTCCAAAACCCCACTTTCCAATTCCCAAATCCTCATTCAATGGCGTCAGAATCCAGCACCGTTGCACCATTGGCGTTCCTCCCCAAGCTGCGTCGTTCCGGAACCCGGCCTCGTCGGTGGTGATGATGGCAAAGCGAGAGGAGGAAATGCAGGAAATCAGGACCAAGACCACGGACGAAATCAACGAGGAGGTGGTCGAACTCAAGGGCGAGCTCCTCATGCTTCGCCTTGAGAAGTCCGCCCGCAACGAATTCAAATCCAGCGAGTTCCGTCGCATGCGCAAAAGG ATTGCTCGCATGCTTACTGTTAAACGCGAAAGAGAAGTTGAGGAGGGAATCAACAAGAGGTTGTCAAGAAAGCTCGACCGGAAATGGAAGAAAAGCATTGTTCCCAAACCACCTCCGTCCATGAAGAAGTTTCGAGATGAAGAAGCAGCAGCAAAAGCAGCTGCAGAAGCTGAGAAATCTGCCTAA